Part of the bacterium genome, GCAAGGACTGAACGGCGGAGGGGACTGATGGACGAGAAGAAGATCCACACCGAGGAATTCGAGATCAACGGCGACCGGCTCGTGGCCGAGGTCAAGAAGCTGGTGCACGCCGGCAACATCCGGCGCATCACGATCAAGAACGAGGAAGGCAAGTCCCTGATCGAGATCCCGCTGACCGTCGGCGTGGTCGTCGGGCTGCTGGCGCCGGTGCTCGCGGCCGTCGGGGCCGTCGCGGCGTTGACGACCAAGTGCGTCATCGTCGTGGAGCGCGTCGAGACCGACGCCTGATCCCGGGGAACGATCCCAGGAAGGACAAGGTGATCTGGATGACCCACACCAGGATCGTCATGCTGAACGACAAGCGGATCGCGCTGGTCGCCCACGACAACAAGAAGCGCGACCTGCTGGAGTGGGCCCTGTACAACCGCGACCTGCT contains:
- a CDS encoding DUF4342 domain-containing protein — protein: MDEKKIHTEEFEINGDRLVAEVKKLVHAGNIRRITIKNEEGKSLIEIPLTVGVVVGLLAPVLAAVGAVAALTTKCVIVVERVETDA